One genomic window of Hydra vulgaris chromosome 03, alternate assembly HydraT2T_AEP includes the following:
- the LOC136078752 gene encoding uncharacterized protein LOC136078752, with protein sequence MNIKYRIREKTPKYTIEQQIKAKKRSRKLVNQLYNTKSLDIDDEKYFCFAGDNMPGNSVYYTNNKKTCPESVRFIGKEKFPKELLMWIAISDRGMSEPLFRTSKAVAINSSIYIIECLGKRLLPFIHKYHGDFNYLFWPDLASSNYSKDTLNWMDQYVYYVDKESNPPNVPQAQEIENFWRHLAQKVYKGDREASTEQVLIDRIKLKLQEIDLNFLQSHMKGVRAKLRSIADGGAFSYKK encoded by the coding sequence atgaatattaaatatagaataCGTGAAAAGACTCCAAAATACACTATAGAACAACAAATAAAGGCAAAGAAAAGAAGCAGGAAACTAGTTAACCAACTCTATAACACAAAATCGCTAGACATCGATGacgaaaaatacttttgttttgcaGGGGACAACATGCCTGGAAATTCTGTATACTACacaaacaacaaaaagacaTGCCCAGAAAGTGTTCGTTTTATAGGAAAAGAGAAATTTCCAAAAGAATTATTAATGTGGATAGCCATATCTGACCGTGGTATGTCCGAGCCATTGTTTCGCACTTCCAAGGCTGTAGCGATCAATTCATCAATCTATATTATTGAATGTTTAGGAAAACGACTTCTTCCATTTATTCACAAGTATCATGGAGACTTTAACTACTTATTTTGGCCAGATTTAGCAAGTTCTAATTATTCTAAAGATACTCTAAATTGGATGGACCAATATGTCTATTACGTTGATAAAGAATCCAATCCCCCAAATGTGCCTCAAGCAcaagaaattgaaaatttttggaGACATTTGGCACAGAAGGTTTACAAGGGAGATCGGGAAGCTTCAACAGAGCAAGTTTTGATTGATCGCATTAAACTAAAACTACAAGAAattgatttaaactttttacagtCGCATATGAAAGGCGTCAGAGCAAAATTGAGATCAATTGCAGATGGTGGTgctttttcatataaaaaataa